In one Microbacterium invictum genomic region, the following are encoded:
- a CDS encoding ABC transporter permease, with protein sequence MSTDVRQGRASTLHHEPGRDGPSVTAAPAPAPVAAATGAPARREFWARPGVRIVGGLIVPAVLLLAWQVASSTGAIPAYRLPAPATVVTAAVEMAQTGELWLNIAISVQRVLLGFALGSVIGIAAAGLVGLTRIGDVLLSPSLAALRAIPSLALVPLLLLWMGIGEESKVTLIAIGAFFPVFTTVAGALRHVDAHLVEMGRSFSLRGWGLFRTVQLPAVLPALVSGLRLGMAQAWLFLVASELLGAAMGLGFLLTISQQTGRVDRILLTIVLLALLGALSNAILSVVQKRLLRRWA encoded by the coding sequence GTGAGCACCGACGTCCGACAGGGCCGCGCCTCGACGCTCCATCACGAACCCGGGCGGGACGGGCCGTCTGTGACGGCCGCTCCGGCCCCCGCCCCCGTCGCTGCGGCGACGGGGGCTCCCGCGCGTCGGGAGTTCTGGGCACGGCCCGGAGTCCGGATCGTCGGGGGCCTGATCGTTCCCGCCGTGCTCCTTCTCGCCTGGCAGGTCGCCTCGAGCACGGGGGCGATCCCCGCCTACCGGCTGCCGGCGCCGGCGACGGTCGTCACCGCCGCGGTCGAGATGGCGCAGACCGGCGAGCTGTGGCTGAACATCGCGATCTCGGTGCAGCGTGTGCTCCTCGGGTTCGCCCTGGGCTCGGTCATCGGGATCGCCGCGGCGGGGCTCGTGGGTCTCACCCGCATCGGCGACGTGCTGCTCAGCCCCTCGCTCGCCGCGCTGCGCGCCATCCCGTCGCTCGCCCTCGTTCCGCTCCTGCTGCTGTGGATGGGGATCGGGGAGGAGTCGAAGGTCACGCTGATCGCGATCGGCGCGTTCTTCCCCGTCTTCACCACGGTCGCCGGCGCTCTCCGTCACGTCGACGCGCACCTGGTGGAGATGGGACGTTCGTTCAGCCTGCGAGGGTGGGGGCTCTTCCGTACCGTCCAGCTCCCCGCCGTGCTCCCCGCGCTCGTCTCGGGGCTCCGACTCGGGATGGCGCAGGCGTGGCTGTTCCTCGTCGCCTCCGAGCTGCTCGGCGCGGCGATGGGACTGGGGTTCCTGCTGACGATCTCGCAGCAGACCGGGCGGGTCGACCGCATCCTCCTCACGATCGTCCTGCTCGCGCTCCTCGGCGCGCTCTCCAACGCGATCCTGAGCGTGGTGCAGAAGCGGCTCCTGCGGCGGTGGGCGTGA
- a CDS encoding aliphatic sulfonate ABC transporter substrate-binding protein yields the protein MSTIVRRTVPALAIAGTIMLATTGCLAGESADASNADAAGSTGAESTEWSTDTLSIDFATYNPLSLIVRDQGLIEEALGDEVTVEWVQSAGSNKANEFLRSGSIDVGSTAGSAALLARANGSPIKVIDIYSQPEWSALVVPAGSDITSVADLAGKSVAATPGTDPYFFLLQALETEGLTIADVQLQNLQHADGRAALDAGSVDAWAGLDPIMAAAEAESGAELVYRNVDFNSYGFLNATEEFLTDHPDVAQVVVDAYEEARAWALENPDETAALLAEVAGIDPVVAETVITERSNLDVSGIPGDDQLSVLEKIGPVLVESGSIQGGQAAVDDALETLVDDSFARAATEDQ from the coding sequence ATGAGCACCATCGTCCGCCGAACCGTTCCCGCCCTTGCGATCGCCGGGACGATCATGCTCGCCACGACAGGATGCCTCGCCGGCGAGAGCGCGGACGCGTCGAACGCGGACGCCGCGGGCTCGACGGGCGCCGAGAGCACCGAGTGGTCCACCGACACCCTGTCGATCGACTTCGCCACGTACAACCCGCTGAGCCTCATCGTGCGCGACCAGGGGCTCATCGAGGAGGCCCTCGGCGACGAGGTCACCGTCGAATGGGTGCAGTCGGCGGGATCGAACAAGGCCAACGAGTTCCTGCGCTCCGGGTCGATCGACGTCGGGTCGACGGCAGGCTCGGCGGCGCTCCTCGCCCGCGCGAACGGCTCGCCGATCAAGGTCATCGACATCTACTCGCAGCCCGAGTGGTCGGCCCTGGTCGTCCCCGCGGGGAGCGACATCACCTCCGTCGCCGATCTGGCCGGGAAGTCTGTCGCCGCCACCCCCGGCACCGATCCCTACTTCTTCCTCCTCCAGGCCCTGGAGACCGAGGGGCTGACGATCGCCGACGTCCAGCTGCAGAACCTGCAGCACGCCGACGGTCGCGCCGCCCTCGACGCCGGCTCGGTCGACGCATGGGCCGGGCTCGACCCGATCATGGCCGCCGCCGAGGCGGAGTCGGGCGCCGAGCTGGTCTACCGCAACGTCGACTTCAACTCCTACGGCTTCCTGAACGCCACCGAGGAGTTCCTGACCGACCACCCCGACGTGGCCCAGGTCGTCGTCGACGCCTACGAGGAAGCCCGTGCCTGGGCCCTGGAGAACCCCGACGAGACCGCGGCGCTCCTGGCCGAGGTCGCCGGCATCGACCCCGTCGTCGCCGAGACGGTCATCACCGAGCGCTCGAACCTCGACGTCAGCGGCATCCCCGGCGACGACCAGCTGTCGGTGCTGGAGAAGATCGGTCCGGTGCTCGTCGAGTCCGGCTCCATCCAAGGCGGCCAGGCCGCGGTCGACGACGCCCTCGAGACCCTCGTCGACGACAGCTTCGCCCGCGCGGCGACGGAGGACCAGTGA
- a CDS encoding ABC transporter ATP-binding protein produces the protein MPTPNSRVIDVPARGGRRGAVRVAGVSRTFPTPAPLPVLRDVDLALAPGEIVAVVGPSGCGKSTLLRLLAGLDTPTAGIIELDDAPVRDTDERTAVAFQEPRLLPWRTIADNVALGLPRGVRGAERRERVAELLALVGLGHAADRRPREVSGGMAQRTSLARALARNPEVLLLDEPFGALDALTRLRMQDLLLQIHAARPTTVLLVTHDVEEALYLADRVLLLRSLGGDPAASSIARIVDVPGVRPRDRAAHDFTALRAELLEGLGVDTHHSAPDTRRTAEETR, from the coding sequence ATGCCCACCCCGAACTCCCGCGTCATCGACGTGCCCGCCCGCGGCGGTCGTCGTGGCGCGGTGCGGGTGGCCGGGGTGTCGCGAACCTTTCCGACGCCGGCCCCGCTGCCCGTCCTGCGTGACGTCGACCTCGCTCTCGCGCCCGGTGAGATCGTCGCCGTCGTCGGCCCCTCCGGGTGCGGCAAGTCCACGCTGCTGCGTCTTCTCGCGGGCTTGGACACCCCGACCGCCGGGATAATCGAGCTCGACGACGCCCCTGTCCGCGACACCGACGAGCGCACCGCCGTGGCGTTCCAGGAGCCGCGTCTCCTGCCCTGGCGCACCATCGCCGACAACGTCGCGCTGGGCCTTCCCCGCGGGGTGCGCGGGGCGGAGCGCCGTGAGCGCGTCGCCGAGCTCCTCGCTCTCGTCGGTCTCGGCCACGCCGCCGATCGCCGTCCGCGGGAGGTCTCCGGCGGAATGGCCCAGCGCACCTCCCTCGCCCGGGCGCTCGCCCGGAACCCCGAGGTGCTGCTGCTCGACGAGCCCTTCGGCGCACTGGACGCCCTCACCCGCCTGCGCATGCAGGACCTGCTGCTGCAGATCCACGCCGCGCGGCCCACCACCGTCCTGCTCGTCACCCACGACGTCGAGGAGGCGCTGTACCTGGCCGACCGCGTGCTGCTCCTCCGCTCGCTCGGCGGCGACCCCGCGGCATCCTCGATCGCCCGGATCGTCGACGTGCCCGGCGTCCGCCCGCGCGATCGCGCCGCCCACGACTTCACCGCCCTTCGCGCCGAACTCCTCGAGGGGCTCGGCGTCGACACCCACCACAGCGCACCCGACACCCGCCGCACCGCCGAGGAGACCCGATGA
- the gmk gene encoding guanylate kinase, producing MSSPRRPPEVDRRAASERAVAARRARAALKRDLATRVTSPQELARRAFAAPDSPAGTLRVTEFLTALPAIGEGKRDRILETLAIAPVKRLGGLGARQRRDLLAFLDDRWPEPAPRTDRSRLIVLAGPTAVGKGTVAAHIKAHHPDILLSISATTRAPRPGERDGEHYFFVDDAGFDRLIAEGQLLEWATVHNSHRYGTPRRPIEDALEDGRTVLLEIDLQGARQVRAAEPSATLVFLLPPSWDELVNRLVGRGTEDAEERARRLRTARVELAAQSEFDYRVVNDDVARAAAEVVSLAAR from the coding sequence GTGAGCTCGCCGCGTCGTCCCCCCGAGGTCGACCGTCGGGCCGCGTCGGAGCGGGCCGTCGCGGCCCGCCGCGCGAGGGCGGCGCTCAAGCGCGACCTCGCCACACGGGTGACCTCGCCCCAGGAGCTCGCTCGTCGTGCGTTCGCCGCGCCCGACTCGCCCGCCGGAACCCTCCGCGTCACGGAGTTCCTGACCGCCCTCCCGGCGATCGGCGAGGGCAAGCGCGACCGCATCCTCGAGACCCTCGCCATTGCACCGGTCAAGCGGCTCGGCGGGCTGGGCGCCCGCCAGCGCCGCGATCTGCTGGCATTCCTCGACGACCGCTGGCCCGAGCCGGCGCCGCGCACCGACCGGAGCCGCCTGATCGTCCTGGCCGGCCCGACGGCGGTCGGCAAGGGCACGGTGGCCGCGCACATCAAAGCGCACCATCCCGACATCCTGCTGTCGATCTCGGCGACGACGCGCGCACCCCGGCCCGGCGAGCGTGACGGAGAGCACTACTTCTTCGTCGATGACGCGGGATTCGACCGGCTCATCGCCGAGGGTCAGCTTCTGGAGTGGGCCACCGTGCACAACTCCCACCGGTACGGCACCCCTCGCCGGCCCATCGAGGACGCCCTCGAGGACGGGCGCACGGTGCTGCTCGAGATCGATCTGCAGGGCGCCCGGCAGGTGAGGGCGGCCGAGCCGTCGGCGACGCTCGTCTTCCTCCTCCCACCCAGCTGGGACGAACTGGTGAACCGTCTCGTCGGCCGAGGCACCGAGGACGCCGAGGAGCGGGCGCGCCGGCTGCGGACGGCGCGGGTGGAGCTGGCGGCGCAGTCGGAGTTCGATTACCGGGTGGTCAATGACGACGTCGCGCGGGCGGCGGCGGAGGTCGTCTCGCTCGCTGCGCGCTGA
- the pyrF gene encoding orotidine-5'-phosphate decarboxylase, producing MTGFAERLRAALDDHGPLCVGIDPHAHLLADWGLDDTAAGVRTFALRTVEAAAGRVGAVKPQVAFFERFGAAGFAVLEETLSAARASGLLVIADAKRGDIGSTMAAYAAAWLSTGAPLEADALTVSPYLGPDSLRETLTGAVRAGKGVFVLAGTSNPEAAPLQTAHPVDVAADDGQTVAARVARDVTWVNGSAAFTGDLGPIGLVVGATVDRGELGLTDDLLRGAPILAPGFGAQGAEPADLPRLFGALSRNVLASESRSILSAGPTELAARIDERRALYRKVLS from the coding sequence GTGACCGGTTTCGCCGAACGCCTGCGGGCCGCCCTCGACGACCACGGCCCTCTCTGCGTGGGCATCGATCCGCATGCGCATCTGCTCGCCGACTGGGGTCTCGACGACACCGCGGCAGGGGTTCGCACCTTCGCCCTGCGGACGGTCGAGGCCGCCGCCGGGCGCGTCGGTGCGGTCAAGCCCCAGGTGGCGTTCTTCGAGCGGTTCGGCGCCGCGGGCTTCGCCGTGCTCGAAGAGACCCTCTCCGCCGCCCGCGCATCGGGCTTGCTCGTCATCGCCGACGCCAAGCGCGGCGACATTGGGAGCACGATGGCGGCGTACGCCGCAGCCTGGCTGAGCACCGGTGCGCCGCTGGAGGCCGATGCACTCACCGTCAGCCCCTATCTCGGGCCCGACTCTCTCCGCGAGACCCTCACCGGGGCGGTCCGTGCCGGCAAGGGCGTCTTCGTCCTCGCGGGTACCAGCAACCCCGAAGCGGCTCCGCTGCAGACCGCCCACCCGGTGGACGTGGCCGCGGACGACGGGCAGACCGTCGCCGCCCGGGTCGCCCGCGACGTGACCTGGGTGAACGGCTCGGCCGCCTTCACCGGCGATCTCGGCCCGATCGGCCTCGTCGTCGGCGCGACCGTCGACCGTGGCGAGCTCGGGCTCACCGACGACCTGCTCCGCGGTGCGCCGATCCTCGCGCCCGGTTTCGGAGCCCAGGGTGCAGAGCCCGCCGACCTGCCGCGCCTGTTCGGGGCGCTCTCGCGCAACGTGCTCGCCAGCGAGAGCCGAAGCATCCTCTCCGCCGGTCCGACAGAGCTCGCCGCCCGGATCGACGAACGGCGGGCCCTATACCGGAAGGTGCTGTCGTGA
- the carB gene encoding carbamoyl-phosphate synthase large subunit, whose amino-acid sequence MPKRDDIHSVLVIGSGPIVIGQAAEFDYSGTQACRVLRAEGVRVILVNPNPATIMTDPDFADATYIEPITSDVLETIIAKEKPDAILPTLGGQTALNAAISLHEKGILDKYGVELIGAKVDAIRKGEDRQVFKELVIEAGADVAASRICHTMDEVLAGAAELGYPLVVRPSFTMGGLGSGFAFDETDLRRIAGAGLHDSPTHEVLLEESILGWKEYELELMRDTADNTVVVCTIENVDAVGVHTGDSITVAPSLTLTDREYQKLRDIGIDIIRAVGVDTGGCNIQFAVNPDDGRIIVIEMNPRVSRSSALASKATGFPIAKIAAKLAIGYRLDEIPNDITRVTPASFEPTLDYVVVKVPRFNFEKFPAADTTLTTTMKSVGEAMAIGRNFTTALQKALRSLEKRGSSFHWGEESRSAEELLEVAKTPTDGRIVVLQQALRLGATPEQAFEATAIDPWFLDQIVLINEVAEAIRGAQELDDATLRLAKDHGFSDVQIAQLRGISEAEARALRHGLGIRPVYKTVDTCAGEFPALTPYHYSSYDSETEIAASERTKVVIIGSGPNRIGQGVEFDYSCVHASFALADAGFETIMVNCNPETVSTDYDTSDRLYFEPLTLEDVLEVLHAESQSGEILGVICQLGGQTPLGLAQGIEDAGYRILGTSPAAIELAEERELFSRLLDDAGLIAPRNGTAIDVDQAVTIAEEIGYPVLVRPSFVLGGRGMEIVYDTPSLRDYFVRIADQAIIGPGMPLLVDRFLDDAIEIDVDALYDGDRLYVGGIMEHLEEAGIHSGDSSCALPPMSLGRSDIDRVREATLAIAHRVGVRGLLNVQFAISAGVLYVIEANPRASRTVPFVSKALGIPLAKAASRIMAGSTVAELVTEGLLPEADGSRVPLGAPVAVKEAVLPFKRFRTRDGQIVDSVLGPEMRSTGEVMGIDRDFPTAFAKSQEAAYGGMPLTGTVFISVADGDKRAVILPAHRLQELGFDLVATEGTAEILGRNGIQVRVVNKYSATQATGETNIVDLINAGDIDIVVNTPSGGLARADGYEIRAAAVAADKALFTTMAVLGAAVSALPVLREGFAVRSLQEYAADRAAAR is encoded by the coding sequence ATGCCCAAGCGCGACGACATCCACAGCGTCCTCGTGATCGGGTCCGGCCCGATCGTCATCGGCCAGGCCGCCGAATTCGACTACTCCGGAACCCAGGCGTGCCGGGTCCTGCGCGCCGAAGGGGTGCGGGTCATCCTCGTCAACCCCAACCCGGCGACGATCATGACCGACCCCGACTTCGCCGACGCGACCTACATCGAACCGATCACCTCGGACGTGCTCGAGACGATCATCGCCAAGGAGAAGCCCGACGCGATCCTGCCGACCCTCGGCGGCCAGACCGCGTTGAACGCCGCCATCTCGCTGCATGAGAAGGGCATCCTCGACAAGTACGGCGTCGAGCTGATCGGCGCCAAGGTCGATGCCATCCGCAAGGGCGAGGACCGTCAGGTCTTCAAGGAGCTCGTGATCGAAGCGGGCGCGGATGTCGCGGCCAGCCGCATCTGCCACACGATGGACGAGGTCCTCGCCGGGGCCGCCGAGCTCGGCTACCCCCTCGTCGTGCGACCGTCCTTCACGATGGGAGGCCTCGGGTCCGGATTCGCCTTCGACGAGACCGACCTGCGGCGCATCGCGGGCGCGGGCCTGCACGACTCGCCCACCCACGAGGTGCTCCTGGAGGAGTCGATCCTCGGGTGGAAGGAGTACGAGCTCGAGCTCATGCGCGACACCGCCGACAACACCGTCGTGGTCTGCACGATCGAGAACGTCGACGCGGTGGGCGTGCACACCGGGGACTCGATCACCGTCGCCCCGTCGCTGACCCTCACCGACCGCGAGTACCAGAAGCTCCGCGACATCGGCATCGACATCATCCGCGCCGTGGGTGTGGACACCGGCGGCTGCAACATCCAGTTCGCCGTCAATCCCGACGACGGTCGCATCATCGTCATCGAGATGAACCCGCGGGTGTCGCGCTCCTCGGCGCTGGCCTCCAAGGCCACGGGGTTCCCGATCGCGAAGATCGCCGCGAAGCTCGCGATCGGCTACCGCCTGGACGAGATCCCCAACGACATCACGCGGGTGACCCCGGCGAGCTTCGAGCCGACGCTCGACTACGTCGTCGTCAAGGTGCCCCGCTTCAACTTCGAGAAGTTCCCGGCGGCCGACACCACGCTGACGACCACCATGAAGTCGGTGGGCGAGGCGATGGCCATCGGCCGCAACTTCACCACGGCCCTGCAGAAGGCGCTCCGGTCGCTGGAGAAGCGCGGCTCGAGCTTCCACTGGGGCGAGGAGTCCCGGTCGGCCGAGGAGCTGCTCGAGGTCGCGAAGACCCCGACCGACGGACGCATCGTGGTCCTCCAGCAGGCCCTGCGCCTGGGCGCCACCCCCGAGCAGGCGTTCGAGGCCACGGCGATCGACCCGTGGTTCCTCGATCAGATCGTGCTCATCAACGAGGTCGCCGAGGCCATCCGCGGGGCGCAGGAGCTGGATGACGCGACCCTGCGTCTGGCGAAGGATCACGGTTTCAGCGACGTGCAGATCGCGCAGCTGCGCGGCATCTCCGAGGCCGAGGCGCGGGCCCTGCGCCACGGGCTCGGCATCCGCCCGGTGTACAAGACCGTCGACACCTGCGCGGGAGAGTTCCCGGCGCTGACGCCGTACCACTACTCCAGCTACGACAGCGAGACCGAGATCGCGGCGTCCGAGCGCACCAAGGTGGTCATCATCGGCTCTGGCCCCAACCGCATCGGCCAGGGCGTGGAGTTCGACTACTCCTGCGTGCACGCCTCGTTCGCCCTCGCAGACGCCGGCTTCGAGACCATCATGGTCAACTGCAACCCCGAGACGGTGTCGACCGATTACGACACCTCAGACCGGCTGTACTTCGAGCCGCTGACGCTGGAGGACGTGCTGGAGGTCCTGCACGCCGAATCGCAGTCGGGGGAGATCCTCGGCGTCATCTGCCAGCTGGGCGGCCAGACGCCGCTCGGCCTCGCGCAGGGGATCGAGGATGCCGGCTACCGGATCCTGGGCACGAGTCCCGCCGCGATCGAGCTCGCCGAGGAGCGCGAGCTCTTCTCGCGCCTCCTCGACGACGCCGGTCTGATCGCGCCGCGCAACGGCACGGCCATCGACGTCGACCAGGCCGTCACCATTGCCGAGGAGATCGGGTACCCGGTGCTCGTCCGCCCGAGTTTCGTGCTCGGCGGCCGCGGCATGGAGATCGTGTACGACACCCCGAGCCTGCGCGACTACTTCGTCCGCATCGCCGATCAGGCGATCATCGGACCGGGGATGCCGCTTCTGGTCGACCGGTTCCTCGACGACGCCATCGAGATCGACGTCGATGCGCTCTACGACGGCGACCGGCTGTACGTCGGCGGCATCATGGAGCACCTCGAGGAGGCCGGCATCCACTCCGGCGACTCCAGCTGCGCGCTGCCACCGATGTCGCTCGGTCGGAGCGACATCGACCGGGTGCGCGAGGCGACCCTCGCCATCGCCCACCGAGTGGGGGTGCGGGGTCTTCTGAATGTGCAGTTCGCGATCAGCGCGGGTGTGCTCTACGTCATCGAGGCGAATCCCCGCGCGAGCCGCACGGTGCCGTTCGTCTCCAAGGCGCTCGGGATCCCGCTCGCCAAGGCCGCGAGCCGCATCATGGCGGGCTCGACGGTGGCAGAGCTCGTGACCGAGGGGCTCCTCCCCGAGGCCGACGGCTCGCGTGTGCCCCTGGGCGCCCCCGTCGCCGTCAAGGAGGCGGTGCTGCCCTTCAAGCGGTTCCGCACACGCGACGGCCAGATCGTGGACTCCGTCCTCGGGCCGGAGATGCGCTCGACCGGCGAGGTCATGGGAATCGACCGCGACTTCCCGACCGCGTTCGCCAAGAGCCAGGAGGCCGCCTACGGCGGGATGCCGCTGACGGGCACCGTCTTCATCTCCGTCGCCGACGGCGACAAGCGCGCCGTGATCCTTCCCGCCCACCGGCTCCAGGAACTCGGGTTCGACCTCGTGGCCACGGAGGGGACGGCCGAGATCCTCGGGCGCAACGGCATCCAGGTGCGGGTGGTGAACAAGTACTCCGCCACCCAGGCGACAGGGGAGACGAACATCGTCGACCTCATCAACGCCGGCGACATCGACATCGTCGTGAACACCCCCAGCGGCGGGCTCGCCCGGGCCGACGGCTACGAGATCCGCGCCGCGGCGGTCGCGGCCGACAAGGCGCTGTTCACCACCATGGCGGTGCTCGGTGCCGCCGTGAGCGCCCTCCCCGTGTTGCGCGAGGGGTTCGCGGTGCGGAGCCTGCAGGAGTACGCGGCCGACCGGGCGGCGGCCCGGTGA
- the carA gene encoding glutamine-hydrolyzing carbamoyl-phosphate synthase small subunit, whose product MTRLPTTVLPTTGLLATDPAVLVLEDGTRHAGRAYGARGTTLGEVVFSTGMTGYQETLTDPSYAGQIVLQTAPHIGNTGMNSEDVESRRIWVAGYIVRDPARVVSNWRSERSLDDALATDGIVGISGIDTRAVTRHIRSAGSMRGGIFSGEAAALDPDAQLRVVREAPEMTGQNLSSTVSVAVAEVTPARGERLGNLAVLDLGVKQATIENLADRGFEVHVLPQNATIDDIRAIDPVAVFYSNGPGDPAASADHIELLRAVLDDRLPFFGICFGNQLLGRALGLGTYKLPFGHRGINQPVLDKVTGRVEITAHNHGFAVEAPLDGPFDSPQGYGRVEVSHIGLNDRVVEGLRALDIPAFSVQYHPEAAAGPHDANYLFDRFRDMVREHRDTQPGTANAQESND is encoded by the coding sequence ATGACCCGGCTCCCCACCACAGTGCTCCCCACCACAGGGCTCCTCGCCACCGACCCCGCCGTCCTCGTCCTGGAGGACGGCACCCGCCACGCCGGCCGCGCCTACGGTGCGCGCGGCACGACCCTCGGCGAGGTCGTCTTCTCGACCGGTATGACCGGCTACCAGGAGACCCTGACCGATCCGTCGTACGCGGGTCAGATCGTGCTGCAGACCGCACCGCACATCGGCAACACCGGAATGAACTCCGAGGACGTCGAGTCACGTCGCATCTGGGTGGCCGGCTACATCGTCCGAGACCCTGCCCGCGTCGTGTCGAATTGGCGCTCGGAGCGGTCGCTCGACGATGCCCTCGCCACGGACGGCATCGTCGGGATCAGCGGGATCGACACTCGGGCGGTGACCCGCCACATCCGCTCGGCCGGCAGCATGCGCGGCGGGATCTTCTCGGGCGAGGCGGCGGCTCTCGATCCCGACGCGCAGCTGCGCGTCGTGCGCGAGGCGCCGGAGATGACGGGGCAGAACCTCTCCTCCACGGTGTCGGTGGCGGTCGCGGAGGTCACCCCCGCCCGGGGCGAGCGTCTCGGCAACCTCGCGGTGCTCGATCTCGGCGTCAAGCAGGCGACCATCGAGAACCTCGCCGACCGCGGCTTCGAGGTGCACGTCCTGCCGCAGAACGCCACGATCGACGACATCCGCGCGATCGACCCGGTGGCGGTGTTCTACTCCAACGGACCCGGAGACCCCGCCGCATCGGCAGACCACATCGAGCTGCTGCGTGCGGTGCTCGATGACCGGCTGCCGTTCTTCGGCATCTGCTTCGGCAACCAGCTGCTGGGTCGCGCCCTCGGTCTCGGCACCTACAAGCTGCCCTTCGGTCACCGCGGCATCAACCAGCCGGTGCTCGACAAGGTCACCGGCCGCGTGGAGATCACCGCCCACAACCACGGCTTCGCCGTCGAGGCGCCCCTCGACGGCCCCTTCGACAGCCCGCAGGGCTACGGCCGGGTCGAGGTCAGCCACATCGGACTCAACGACCGCGTGGTGGAGGGGCTCCGCGCCCTCGACATCCCCGCCTTCTCGGTGCAGTACCACCCCGAGGCGGCCGCAGGCCCGCACGACGCCAACTACCTGTTCGACCGGTTCCGTGACATGGTGCGCGAGCACCGAGACACCCAGCCCGGCACCGCGAACGCCCAGGAGAGCAACGACTGA